The genome window ACCGGATGGTCATGCCGGATGCTATCGTCAACCAGGTGTACGGTTGGGCGAGGGAGGCAAATGCCATTCTGTTCATCGACATCCAGACCGGCCACGACGACATCCGGGCGGTCCTGCCGCGTTTCGAGTGGATTTTGAAGAATCCGGACGTTCACCTGGGAATCGACCCGGAATTCAACCTGATCTCCAGCAGGGCCAAGCCCGGCAAGAAGATCGGAACTTATGACGCGGCCGATATCAACTATGTGTCCGGCTATCTCAAAGACTTGGTGACCAGGTACAATCTGCCTCCCAAGATTCTGACGGTCCATCGGTTCACGCGCAACGGGGTTACCAACTCCAAGAAGATCGTCCTGCGCCCCGAGGTGCAGATCGTGATGCACATGGACGGGTGGGGGGCTCCCTGGCTCAAGCGCGATTCCTACAAGGATTACATCGTTGCCGAGCCGGTCCAGTACACCGGCTTCAAGCTGTTCTATCACAACGACACCAAGAAGGGGCATCCCCTGCTCACCCCCCGGGAGGTGCTCAGGCTGCACCCGAAGCCGATCTACATTCAGTACCAGTAGTACTCGCATCTTGTGGGCGGAAAGCGTGCGTGCAGGGGGGATTCTCTCTCGCATCAGCCGTTCAGCCGCCGTCGCTGGCCGACTGTAGGCGGCAAGACGAAAAAAGGAGGAGCCGGATGATCCCGGCTCCTCCTTTTGGTATGCACCTGAGTGCGGCGCGGTGCCGCTACTCGTTCCATCCTTCCGGATGAACGTCGCCGATCTGTTCCCAGTGCTCGGGCGAGCGCCAGAGGCTGGAGAGGATCAGCTCGCGCATGTGGAGGAACTCCTTGGGGAGGCGGTCGAAGAGCTTGACGAACAGTTCTTCGTGGGAGATAAGCTCGTTCTGCCAGACGGCGCGGTCCACGGAGGTCAGCTCGTTGAACTTTTCCCGGGTCATATCCAGCCCGTCCCAGTCCATGTCCTCGTAGCGGGGCATCCAGCCCAAGGGCGATTCGACGGCGCCGGCTTTGCCCTGGACCCTCTCGACAATCCACTTGAGGACCCGCATGTTGTCGCCGTAGCCGGGCCAGATGAACTTGCCGTTGGCGTCCTTGCGGAACCAGTTGACGCTGAAGATCCGGGGCGGCTTGGCGATGGAGCGGCCAAACTGCAGCCAGTGGCCGAAGTAGTCGGCCATATGGTAGCCGCAGAACGGCAGCATGGCAAAGGGATCGCGGCGAACGTTTCCGATGGCGCCCACGGCAGCGGCGGTGGTTTCAGAGCCGAGCGTCGCGGCCAGGTAGACGCCGTTGCTCCAGTTGAAGGCCTGATAGACCAGCGGTACGGTGTCCTTGCGGCGCCCGCCGAAGATGAAGGCACTCATGGGCACCCCTTTGGGGTTCTCCCAGTCCGGGTCGATGGAGGGGCACTGACTGGCCGGCGAGGTGAAGCGGGCATTGGGGTGCGCTGCCGGCCGACCGCAGCCGGGTGTCCAGGGGTTCCCCTGCCAGTCGGTGAGCTGGGAGGGGGGCTCGTCGGTCATTCCCTCCCACCAGACATCGCCGTCGGGGGTGAGGGCCACGTTGGTAAAGATGGTGTTGGCGGCGCAGGAGGCCATGGCGTTGGGGTTGGTCTTGGCGTTGGTGCCGGGGGCCACGCCGAAGTAACCGTACTCGGGGTTGATGGCGTACACTTGGCCGTCGGGGCCCGGCTTGATCCAGGCGATGTCGTCGCCGATGGTGGTTACCTTCCACCCCTTATCCTGCAGCGGTTTGGGCGGAATCAGCATGGCAAAGTTGGTCTTGCCGCAGGCGCTGGGGAAGGCCGCTCCCACGTAAGTCTTTTCACCGGTGGGGGACTCGACCCCCAGAATCAGCATGTGCTCGGCCAGCCATCCCTCGTCCTTGCCCTGCTTGGAGGCGATCCGCAGGGCGAGGCACTTCTTGCCGAGAAGGGCGTTGCCGCCGTAGCCGCTGCCAAAGGACCAGATGGAGCGCTCCTCAGGGAAATGGACGATGTACTTTTCCTTGTTGCAGGGCCAGGGGACATCCTGCTGGCTAGGCTCCAGGGGGGCGCCCACCGAGTGGAGGCACGGCACGAACTCGCCCTGTTCGCCGAGGATGTCCAGAACCTTTTTACCCATTCTGGTCATGATCTGCATGTTGACCACCACATAGGGGGAGTCGGATATCTCGACACCGATCTTGGCGATGGGGGAGCCGAGGGGGCCCATGCTGAAGGGGATCACGTACATGGTCCGGCCACGCATGCACCCCTTGAAGAGTTTGTGCAGGTTATCCTTCATCTCCTTCGGATTCACCCAGTTGTTCGTGGGGCCTGCGTCCTGTTTTGAGAGACTGCAGATAAACGTGCGGTCCTCGACCCGTGCCACGTCGATGGGATCGGACCACGCCAGGTAGCTGTTGGGACGCTTTTCCGGGTTAAGCTTCCTGAAGGTGCCGTTTTGCACCAGCAGTTCGCAGAGCTCGTCGTACTCCTCCTGGGAGCCGTCGCACCAGTGGATGCGGTCCGGTTCGCAGAGGGCAGCCACCTCTTCGACCCACCTCAGAAGCCGTTCGTTGTTCGGAAGTTCATAACTCATTCCTCTTCCCTCCCTGTGTAAATGTGTACTTAGTCCCACGAACGCCTTTGTTCGTTATTCGTGAATAAACCAACGAGAACGGCGTCCTTCCCCGCCCGGAAGCGGCAGGTAAGCTCCAATTTTACTGGTAGCGAAAAAACCATACGTTATTATTGGCAGAATAAAATAACAGTTTAGAGCAAAAATGTAACCCCTTAATATCCATAATTACCATTTTTGTCATCGCCGTTGGCCAGGGACATCGCTCAATGTCCTTATCCACGGGCGCTTCGGACGTTTGGGCGGGACGTTGTCCCACTATTGACACCCGCTAATTCCCTGGTTAAGTAGAAAGGAAAACCCTGTGGCCGCATGGGGGCATGGGGGGGAGGGTGCCGTGAAACGATTCAGGCGCATCATTTGTGGAATGCTGGCATCTGCCGTCCTCCTGACCGGGTGCGGGTCGGGCCCGGATTCGTCGGCGCCCCAGCAGGGCAGCGCCGTGACCCTTGATCCGCTGGTTCTGCTTGCCGACATCAGTTCCAGCCTCCAGGGGCCCCTTGTCAGGTCTCTCGGCGGATGGGAGTGGGTCCGCTTCGTTTCTTCCTTTGGCACGGCATTGACCGCACGGAAATATGAGCTGGTTCTGCAAAAGGTCAGCTACGCTTCGATCGGTGCCGACGGCCAACCCCGCACGCTGAGCGGTCTGCTGATACTGCCGCGCTCCGGTAGTGTCAGGCCGTCTGTCCCTATTCTGCTGTACCAGCATGGCACCGAACCCTATCGTCCCTATTCCCCCTCCCGCTACCTGGAGAACCGTCTCCGGCCCATCGATTACCCTGAGGTCATGGTGGCAGCGGCCATAGCCTCCACCGGTTACGCCGTTGCCATGGCCGATTATGAGGGGCTTGGGGACAGCACAGGCACTCAGCCATACGTCCATGGCGCGTCGCTCGCCCGCCAGGTCGTCGACATGCTGCGGGCGAGCCGTTCCATCATTGCCGCCAGTGCATCTCCGTGCACCTGGAATGGCCAACTCTTTCTCATGGGGTATTCCGAGGGGGGATACGCCACCATGGTGACAACGCGCGAACTCCAGGTAAACCACGCGGCTGAATTCACCGTCACCGCCTCGGCTCCCCTTGCCGGCCCCCACGATCTGTCCGGTGTCATGCGCGGGGTCATGCTGTCGGACTCCCCGTCCAAGGCCCCCTATTTCCTCCCCTTTGTACTTAATTCATATAACTATGTCTACGGTGGGCGGACGACACTGTTCAGCCCCGACTCGACCCTGTTGCCTGCCTACGCCGGCGTGCTCCCTCCGCTGTTCGACGGTAATACCCCTGCGGACAGGATCAGCGAGGCGATGGGAATGTCTTTCAGCCCGCCGCAACTCATCTTGCCCAAGAGTACGCTCACGGACTCGTTCATTGGCCAGTTGGCGCTCGACACGAGCTCGGCAGTGGCCTTCCTGAGGGAAAACGACTCTTATCGCGGATGGGTTCCGTCCGTGCCGATACGCATGGTTCACCACGGCGATGACGAGCTGGTCCCCTTCGCCAACTCACAGGTTGCGTTCGCGGCCTTCAGCACGGCCGGCGCCAAGCGGTGGGTAGCGCTCGCGAGGGAAACGCTCGCCATTCCCGTCACAGCCGACCCCGTCATGACGACCCACGTCTCCGCCGCCTTCCCGATTCTATTCAATGGCTGGTCGTGGTTGGATACCTTCAAGCGGTAAGTTCATGCCACCCTGTCCGCGGTCGGCCGCCCGGCCGCGGATCACCCCGGCGCACGCGGCAGGCTGACCTGTGCCCCCGGGGAGTGCCCGTCGCCCCTCTCTGCCTTGTCATTTCCCCCCATTCGTGCTACAAAATACCGCTCACCCCCCATGTTTTTCCCCAAGGGAGACCACCCATGAAAATCACGCGATCCGATGTCGAGCATGTGGCAACGCTTGCCCGTCTCGAACTTGCCGAGGACGAGAAGGACAGATTCACCGGCCAGCTCGACGCCATTCTCGCCTACGTGGAAAAGCTCAATGAGCTGAACACCGACGGCATCGTCCCCACATCCCATGCCGTTCCGGTCGAAAACGCCTTCCGGGAGGATGAGGTCCGTCCTTCCATCGGCGTGGAAAACGCGCTGGCCAACGCGCCCGACAGGGTGGAGGGTTTCTTCCGTGTGCCCCGAGTCATCGAATAAGAATCCCACGAGTGAAGAGCTGGAGGTCGCCATCGAAGAGGTGCGGCGCCGTTTTGCCGAACTTCCCGACGGAACCTGCAAGAAGCGGATTTTCTACAATCGCCTGAAGAACCTGGGCCGCTTCGATGCCGAGCCGGTCGACTACCAGAATCCGGAGGAGGTCGCGCTGCCGCGCGAGATCGAGGTGGGCTTCGCCGTCTGCCATCCCGAGTGCGGCAACCAGGCGCTCCTTGTGGTGGAGGGCGGCCCCCAGGCCTGCGACTGTTGCGGCGCCACCATGTACCCCATTGAAGTGGCCCCGTACCGGCTGAAGAAGAAATGACCCGGCCCGGCCACTGCCAGGCCCACTGACTGGAGACAGAGCGACATGGAGCTGTTTGAGCTGACCCTGTACGAACTGCATGAGAAATTGGCGAAACGGGAGGTTTCCTCCGTGGAGGCGACCCGGGCGCTGCTCGCCCGCATCGAGGCCACCGACTCCCGGGTGAACGCCTATATTACCGTTACTCCCGACGAGGCCCTCGCGGCCGCCGAAGCGGCGGACCGGCGCATTGCCGCCGGCGCCATGACCCCCCTCACCGGCGTCCCGGTTGCACTCAAGGACATCTTCGTCACCCGCGGGATTCGCACCACCTGCGGCTCGAAGATCCTCGGGAAGTTCATCCCCCCCTATGATGGGACGGTCGTGGCGAAGCTCCGGGAGGCGGGGGCGGTCATTGTGGGCAAACTCAACCAGGACGAGTTCGCCATGGGCTCCTCCGGTGAATCCAGCGCCTTCGGCGCCACCAACAACCCCTGGAACCTGGCGTGCACCCCCGGCGGTTCGTCCAGCGGCTCGGCCGCGGCCATCGCGGCCCGCTCGGCCACGGCCACGCTCGGCACCGACACCGGCGGCTCCATCCGGCAGCCCGCCTCCCACTGCGGCTGCGTGGGGCTGCGCCCCACCTACGGCCGGGTCTCCCGCTACGGGGTCATCGCCTATGCCTCGTCCCTGGACCAGGTGGGGCCCGTGACCCGCGACGTGACCGACTGCGCCCTTATGCTGGGGGCCGTGGCCGGTCACGACCCCCTCGACTCCACCAGCATCGATCTGCCGGTGCCCGATTACGCCGCAGCCCTCACCGGCCGGGTGAAGGGGCTCAGGCTGGGCCTGCCGAAGGAGTACTATCGCGAGGGGCTCGACCCGGACGTGAAGCGGGCACTGGATGCCGCCATCGAAACCTACCGGGGGCTCGGCGCCGAGTTCGTGGAGGTTTCGCTCCCTCACACCGACTATGCCGTGGCCACCTACTACCTCATCGCCACCGCCGAGGCCAGCTCCAACCTGGCCCGCTACGACGGGGTCCGCTTCGGGCACCGGGCGGACGGGGCCGCGAACCTGATCGACATGTTCCGCCGCAGCCGCGCCGAGGGATTCGGCGCCGAGGTGAAGCGCCGGATCATGATCGGCACCTACGCCCTTTCCTCGGGATATTACGACGCCTACTACCTGAAGGCCCAGAAAGTCCGTACCCTGATCATGCAGGACTTCATGAAGGCCTTCGAGCAGGTGGACGCCCTGCTCACGCCGGTGGCTCCGACACCGGCCTTCAAGATCGGCGAAAAGGTGGATGATCCGCTCCAGATGTACCTGTCGGATATCTTCACCATCCCCGTGAACCTTGCCGGCACCTGCGCCATCTCCGTGCCGGCCGGCATGAGCGCCGCCGGTCTTCCCATCGGCCTGCAGCTCATCGGCCGGCCCTTTGGGGAGGAAACCATCCTGCGTGCCGCCCACGCCTTCGAGCAGGCAACGGAATGGCACCGGCGCACAGCCCAACTCTAAGCTCCACGGAGATTTCGATGAACTACCAGGCCGTCATCGGTTTAGAAGTCCACGTCCAACTGAAGACCGACACCAAGATCTTCTGCGGATGCTCCACGAAGTTCGGCGCCGCCCCCAACTCCCAGACCTGCCCGGTCTGCCTCGGCATGCCGGGGGTGCTGCCGGTGCTCAACAAGAAAGTGGTGGAGTTCGCCATCAGGGCCGGCCTCGCCACCAACTGCCGGATCGCGCCCCGCTCGGTCTTTGCCCGGAAGAACTATTTCTACCCGGACCTGCCCAAGGGCTACCAGATCAGCCAGTACGAACTTCCCATCTGCCAGAACGGACATCTGGACATCGAGGTGGACGGCCAGGTCAAGCGGATCGGCATCACCCGCATCCACATGGAGGAGGATGCCGGCAAGCTGGTGCACGCCGACATCCCCGGCCTGGGGAGCGGGTCCGGCGTGGACCTGAACCGTGCCTGCACGCCGCTGCTGGAAATCGTCTCGGAACCGGACATCCGCAGCGCCGACGAGGCGGTGGCCTATCTCAGGAAGCTCCACCAGATCGTGGTCTATCTGGGCATCTGCGACGGCAACATGGAGGAGGGGAGCTTCCGCTGCGACGCCAACGTGTCGGTCATGCCCGTGGGGTCCACGACCTTCGGCACCCGTACCGAGACCAAGAACGTCAACTCGTTCCGCTTCGTGAAGCAGGCCATCGAGCACGAGATCGAGCGGCAGATCGAGCTGATCGAGGAGGGAGGGAAGGTGGTGCAGGAGACCCGCCTCTTCGATCCGAATACCGGTGAAACACGCTCCATGCGCGGCAAGGAGGAGGCCCACGACTACCGCTACTTCCCCGACCCCGACCTGGTGCCGCTGGTCATCTCCAACGACTGGGTCGAGGACGCGCGGCTTTCCCTTCCGGAACTCCCCGATGCGCGGCGGAGCCGCTACCGCTCCGAGCTGGGGCTTTCCGACTATGACGCAGAGGTCCTCACCGCCACCCGGGAGATGGCCGAGTACTTCGAGGCCTGCCTTGCCGCGGGCGCCCCGGCCAAGGGGGCGGCCAACTGGGTCATGGGCGAGGTGACCCGCGCCCTGAACGAGGCGGGCACGGGCATCGCCGAATGCCCGGTTACGCCGGCCCGTCTCACGGCCCTGCTGCAACTGATCGAGAAGGGCACCATCTCCGGCAAGATCGCCAAGACCGTCTTCGACGAGATGTGGCAAAGCGACAAGGCACCTGAGGCCATCGTGGAGGAGAAGGGGCTCGTCCAGGTCTCCGACACCGGCGAAATCGAGAAGATCATCGACGAGATCATGGCCGCCAACATGGGCCAGGTGGAGGAGTTCCGCGGCGGCAAGGAGAAGGTCTTCGGCTTCTTCGTGGGCCAGGTGATGCGGGCCTCCAAAGGCAAGGCCAACCCGGCGGTGGTGAACGAACTGCTGATGAAGAAGCTGAAAGGCTAAACACGACGAGGTTCCCATGTCCTTCAGAACCATAGAGTGGCGCGACGACAAGGTTGTCATGATCGACCAGACCCGCCTGCCCGGCGAGGAGGTCTACTGCGAGTACGCCGACTACAAGAGCGTGGCCGAGGCGATCCGGGGGATGGTCATCCGGGGGGCTCCGGCCATCGGAGTGGCGGCGGCCATGGGAGTGGCCCTGGGCGCCCGGGAGATCATCGCCGACACCTATGAATCGTTTTTCCGGCAGATGGAGAATGTCTGCGAGGTCATGGCCCGCACCCGCCCCACGGCGGTGAACCTCTTCTGGGCCATCGAGCGGATGAAGCGGGTGGCCAGTGAACATCACGACAGGCCCCTGGACGAGTTGCGCGAGATCCTCAAGGCTGAGGCGATCCGGATCGAGCAGGAAGACCTTGAGCTCTGCAAGGCCATTGGTCGGCACGGGTCGGCGCTGATTCCCGAGGGGGCCACGGTCCTGACCCACTGCAATGCCGGCGGGCTCGCCACGGCGGGCTACGGCACGGCCCTCGGGGTCATCAGAGCGGCCCACGAGGCAGGGAAAAAGATCCAGGTGTTCGCCGACGAGACTCGCCCGTGGCTCCAGGGGGCGCGGCTTACCGCCTGGGAGCTCATGAAGGACGGCATTCCGGTGACCCTCATCTCCGACAACATGGCCGGCTTCTTCATGAAGCGGGGCGAGATCACCTGCTGCGTCGTGGGGGCCGACCGGATCGCCGCCAACGGCGACACGGCCAACAAGATCGGCACTTACAGCGTGGCAGTCCTGGCCAGGGAGAACAACATCCCCTTCTACGTGGCGGCACCCACCACCACCCTCGATCTCTCTCTGGAGAACGGGGACCAGATCCCCATCGAGGAGCGCCACTCCCGTGAGGTGACCCATCTGAACGGATTCCCGGTGGCACCCGAGGGAATCCGGGTACGCAACCCGGCGTTCGATGTGACGCCCGCCCGCTACATATCCGCCATCATCACCGAGCAGGGGGTGGTGAGCGGTGATTACGCCACCGGCCTTCGGGGCCTCGTGGCGCCATGAGCCGCAGTAGCGAGTTCGTTCGACGAATCGAAGAGGCCCTGGCCGCCGCTGGGGACAGCGGCGGCGATCAACCCCTAACGGAGTTGCTGGAAAAGGAGGGGTTCGTCTACCCGGCCCGTTCGGCCGCCAACCTGCGCCTGCTCCAGGGAACGCTGCCCGATCGGATGGTGGCTGAGCTGGCCGCCGCCTCCCTTGCAGCTCCCCTGCCCGACATGGCCCTGAATGGCCTCGAACGGGTCGGGGGCGTGGCAGACCGGCAGGAACTCATCGACGTCTGCAGCCGCAAGGAGCGCCGTGCGCAGTTGCTCGTGCTGTGCGGTTCGTCCCCCTTCCTCGTCAACATCCTCTGCCGCGATCCCGCCTTCTTCCACCAGTTGTTCGTCACCAGAGCCATCGATATCAGGCGCAGTGAGCAGGAGATGCTGGCGACGCTCCGCTCCCAGGCCAAGGGGGTCGACCATGCCGACCTCTTTCCGGTCCTGCGTCGGTTCAAGTTTCAGGAGGTTCTCCGCATCGCCGCCCGGGACCTGAACGGTCTCGCTTCCCTGGAGGAGGTGACGGCCGAGCTTTCCGCCCTGGCGGCGGCTACTCTCCAGGTGGCCTGCGATGCCGCGCGGCGCAAGCTCGTAAAGGATCACGGCCACCCCCTCATGGTGACCGCCGACGGCTCCCGGGAGGCGGAGTTCACGGTCATGGGGATGGGCAAGTTCGGCGGCCGCGAGCTCAACTTTTCCTCGGATATCGATCTGATCTATTTTTACTCCTCGGATAAGGGCGAAACCGAGGGGATCGACGACGGCCGGGGGGGCAAGCGGGGCAAGATATCCCTCCACTCCTTTTTTGTGAAGATGGGAGAGATGGTCACCAAGGCCATCTCCCAGGTGACGGCCGACGGGTTCGTGTTCCGGGTGGACATGGGGCTGCGCCCCGAGGGGAAGAGCGGCGATCTGGCCTGCTCCCTCCACTCGGCCGCCACATACTACGAGTACTGGGGCCAGTCCTGGGAGCGGGCGGCCATGCTGAAGGCGCGCCCAGTGGCGGGCTCCATCGAGCTGGGGAACCAGGTGCTCCGGGCCATCGAGCCGTTTGTCCATCGCAAATACCTTGATTACAACCTGATCGAGGACATGATGGTCATGAAGAAGAAGATCGACGCCTCCATCGCCCGGCAGCAGGAGAGCGAGTGCAACATCAAGCTGGGCCGCGGCGGAATCCGTGAGATCGAATTCTTCATCCAGGCTCTGCAACTGGTGTATGCCGGCAAGAATCCCCATCTGCGCGAGCGCAATTCCCTCAAGGCCCTGGCCTCGCTGAGGGATGCCAGGCTCATCGGCGAGGACGATGCGGGAGCGCTCACCGAGGCCTACCGCTTCCTCCGGACCGTTGAGCACCGCATTCAGGTGGTCCAGGAGCGGCAGACCCACTCCCTGCCGAAAAAGGACGATGAAATGCTCGCCCTTGCCCGGCGCTGCGGCTTTCTCCGCAAGAACGGCCTGGAAAAGTTCCGGGAGACCCTTGAGCATCACCGGAGCCGGGTGTCGGCCGTTTACGGCGGTCTGTTCCTCTCCCGTGACGAGCGCCTGAGGGAAGAGGTCCGGCCCGAAACCTACAGTTTTTTCGATCGCGCCGCCGATCCCGACCTGGTCAAGGATATGCTGGCGGAGCGGGGCTTCAGGAACGTGGATACTGCCTACGAAAACCTGCTGCTCCTGCGCGACGGTCCGCCGCGGGCCCACCTGACCGAACGGGGCCGGCGGCTGCTGGAGAAAATTTCCCCGCTCCTGCTCCAGGAGATCTTCGGCTCGCCCGACCCGGACCTGACCCTCAACAACCTGGAGCGCTTCCTGGGAGCGGTGGGCTCCCGCTCGTCCGTCTATGCCCTTCTGGCCGAAAACAGGGAAACCATCAAGCTCCTGATTTCCCTGTTCGGGACATCCGAATTCCTGTCCAAGATATTTATCGGCCATCCCGAACTTCTGGACAGCCTCGTGTCCCGGGCCGGCGCCACCTACATGAAGAGCCGAAGCGTCATGGAGGCCGAATTGCAGGGGATGCTCGACGCGGCAGACGATTACGAGGAACGCCTCGACATCCTCCGCCGTTACCGCCACGAGGAGTTTCTCCGGATCGGCATGAACGACATCTACGGCAAGTTGGGACAGTCGGAGCTCACCTTCCAGTTGACCGGGCTGGCCGAGGTCTGTCTCGCCGCGGCCTGCCGCATGGCCAAGAAGGAACTCGCCCGGTTCGGTCGGCCCATGTACCGGGATGCCGACGGCGATCTGCGCCAGGCCCATTTCGCCGTGGTGGCCATGGGCAAGATGGGGGGCAACGAGCTCAACTACCACTCGGACCTGGATATCATCTACATCTACGACCAGCAGGGGACGACCGAAGGAGGGGCGCGCCAGGTATCCAACCACGAGTATTTCGCCAAGCTGGGCCAGAAGATCATCTCCATCCTCACCACCCAGACCAGGGAAGGGTACGTCTACAAGCTCGACACGCGGCTGCGGCCGTCGGGCAATGCGGGGCCCCTGGTCACCTCCATTGGTTCGTTCCGGGAATACCACCGCACCGAGGCCCAGATCTGGGAGCGCCAGGCCCTGACCAAGGCACGGGTGGTCTTTGCCGATGAGCGGCTGCGGAAAGAGATCGAGGAGGTCGTCCAGAGCACGGTGTACGGTAGCGGGGCCGGCGAAGAGGAGCGCAAGGAGATCCACCGGCTGCGGACTCGCATGGAAGTAGAGCTGGCCAGGGAGAAGGCGGGAAGCTTCAACATCAAGACCGGCCGGGGCGGGATCGTCGACATCGAGTTTCTGGTCCAGTACCTCCAACTGCGCGAGGGACATGCCCACCCGGAAATCCGCAGCACCAATACGCTCCTGGCGCTCAAGGCCATGCACCTGTTCGGCATCCTCGCCGAGGACGACATCGTCACCCTCCAGGCGGGCTACAAGTTCCTCCGTCGCCTGGAAAACCGGCTGCGGCTCATCCACGACTACTCCATCAACGATCTGGGAGGAGACCAGAACTATCTTGACGCACTGGCCCGCCGTCTGGGGTATGACCCGAAGCTGCGGCACCCGGGCAACGCTCTCATGAAGGAGTATGAAGAGGTTACCGAGGCGGTCCGGCAGGTGTACGAGCGGATTCTCGGCGACATCCGCGGGTGGGCCTGAGGGGGTGCGCGACCGGCTCATGGCGGTCTACGACCAGCTCTTCGCGGCCTACGGACCCCGCCACTGGTGGCCCGCCGACACCCCCTTCGAGGTCTGCGTCGGTGCGATCCTGACCCAGAATACCAACTGGGGCAA of Geobacter anodireducens contains these proteins:
- a CDS encoding glutamine-synthetase adenylyltransferase, which codes for MSRSSEFVRRIEEALAAAGDSGGDQPLTELLEKEGFVYPARSAANLRLLQGTLPDRMVAELAAASLAAPLPDMALNGLERVGGVADRQELIDVCSRKERRAQLLVLCGSSPFLVNILCRDPAFFHQLFVTRAIDIRRSEQEMLATLRSQAKGVDHADLFPVLRRFKFQEVLRIAARDLNGLASLEEVTAELSALAAATLQVACDAARRKLVKDHGHPLMVTADGSREAEFTVMGMGKFGGRELNFSSDIDLIYFYSSDKGETEGIDDGRGGKRGKISLHSFFVKMGEMVTKAISQVTADGFVFRVDMGLRPEGKSGDLACSLHSAATYYEYWGQSWERAAMLKARPVAGSIELGNQVLRAIEPFVHRKYLDYNLIEDMMVMKKKIDASIARQQESECNIKLGRGGIREIEFFIQALQLVYAGKNPHLRERNSLKALASLRDARLIGEDDAGALTEAYRFLRTVEHRIQVVQERQTHSLPKKDDEMLALARRCGFLRKNGLEKFRETLEHHRSRVSAVYGGLFLSRDERLREEVRPETYSFFDRAADPDLVKDMLAERGFRNVDTAYENLLLLRDGPPRAHLTERGRRLLEKISPLLLQEIFGSPDPDLTLNNLERFLGAVGSRSSVYALLAENRETIKLLISLFGTSEFLSKIFIGHPELLDSLVSRAGATYMKSRSVMEAELQGMLDAADDYEERLDILRRYRHEEFLRIGMNDIYGKLGQSELTFQLTGLAEVCLAAACRMAKKELARFGRPMYRDADGDLRQAHFAVVAMGKMGGNELNYHSDLDIIYIYDQQGTTEGGARQVSNHEYFAKLGQKIISILTTQTREGYVYKLDTRLRPSGNAGPLVTSIGSFREYHRTEAQIWERQALTKARVVFADERLRKEIEEVVQSTVYGSGAGEEERKEIHRLRTRMEVELAREKAGSFNIKTGRGGIVDIEFLVQYLQLREGHAHPEIRSTNTLLALKAMHLFGILAEDDIVTLQAGYKFLRRLENRLRLIHDYSINDLGGDQNYLDALARRLGYDPKLRHPGNALMKEYEEVTEAVRQVYERILGDIRGWA